In the genome of Arabidopsis thaliana chromosome 4, partial sequence, the window aaaaattGATGATTCTTTAAAAACCTCGAAGGTCTTGTTAAGAGCATACGGGCTTTCTAAAGCAGCGATGCATATACGCGCTACTTCGTCTCTTGATACCTTCCCCTATATAAAGGTAAAGTTGGTTAGGTTAGTTAACTTAAAGAGTTGTTGGATTTCAAGGAGAAGCGAAATTGAAAATACCGTAATGTTGTCTCCTTGTTCGAAAATGAGATCAGCTCCGGCAGGCTCTTCTGTTAAAGCACATGGCCGTACAATTGCAAATGGAATCCCGCTGTCGCGTATCAGATCCTCTCCCTAGTCATTCAAAAGTAAGagctttaaaatcttttgaaaatgACTTTTCCAATTTTCTGCGAAGCAGAGAGTATAGAGAGACAAACCTTTAACTTGTAAGTGAGAATGAAATCAAGCTCTTTGTTTAATCTCACGGCCGGAGGTTGTTTGCTTAGATCCAAACCGGGTCTCTCTGGTCGAGTAACTCCCGCAGAGCCAACGTGAACAAACCTGTAACGATAAGTAACGAAATGCTAGTTCAGCATTTAGTGAAGAGTTTGGTTTCTAAAAAGCAAGAAACTAGATCAGACCTTGGAGTGACGGGGTCTTGGATATAAGCTCGAATGCTAGATAAAGGAAGCTCGAAAGGTCCTTCTTTGAATGTAGGGTTAAGCTTACCATCATACTCAAATTTGCTAAACATAAGCTGAAAAATAGCCAACTTATTAATCAAACATTTAGAATGGGAATTTTAAGAGGGTTAacacaaaaaggaaaacaaaccTGTAGTGAAATGATACTGCTTGCATTAAAAGGTGGTGCATCTGTAACTGTACGTGCGCGAAATACAGGTCTTAAAGACGAGAAAGGTAAGCGTACCTATGATTTAAAGTAACAGAACTATAATTAATCTACCCACAAAAGTATATCGAAAATGAAAGACAAAAGTGATTTTACTTACAGATTGCCATTGGCCTGGTGAAGTGTCAAAACTGGCGGTGTAACCAACAGTATCCCAATCTTGGCTTGTTCGGACGATTAGCTTATAACGGAGTCCATCACCTTTTAGTCTTAGCTCTAGACCATCATATGCAGAGACATTCTCCGCCTCGGGAAAGTTCTAGAAGAAAAGTGTAAGACTCATGCTTCAGTGAGATAACGAAGGATAAAAAAGCTTGGAGAGATTCTGACATTTAGTCGTACCCTTTACCTTGGTTCGGACACTCGTAAATCCGCCATTATTTGTTGTGGAAACAATTCCTAACAAAACATGTTATGCTTATATAAGTAAAACCCCAAGAGAAGGAAAATGGCAAATAGAGTTGTTATCTTATCAAACCTTTAAAAATTCCGGTAGGTCCACCGTTTTCACCAGCGGTTAGATCTACTATGAAGTTACTTTCGCTGACACCTCCCATTACAACATCATCCAATGCTCCCCAAGGTAGATCCTTAAACGTGTTATCTATACAGATATATTGGTAAGTCTTTTATAATGCCATGTCAACTCATAGAAACCTAATCAAGTTCCTTGACCCAACTTACCCCCGACACCAAAAATAAGCTTCCCATTCTCAAGTCCAACACCATCTCTAACAGCATTGATTAAGTTCTTCATTCCAATGTATTCCACTAACTCGGGAGAGTCGCCTTTTATCTGTGAATAACCAAAATCTAtaggttttagttttattgaACATTGAGCACtaaattcatcaaaacaatACTCAAGAAATGTTCTTATAGTCCCAGTACCTCTGGCTCGAAGAACCTGACTCCCTGCATTATAACCAATATCCAAACAGAGTCATTTCTCAAAGCTAGAATCTAAAGTTCAAAGCTTTTAAGAAATTCCATTCAGAAAAATTCACCGACCtgattatatttttgtctCTCAGGTGTATCTCCTTCCTTTGGACCAACAATAACAGAAACAGCATTGATCACTTTCCTCACTCCTTTGAACTTTTCAGGAACCAATGTATTCTCCTTTGTAATATCTGCAACAATCTGACAACATTGAAATATATGCAGATAGTTATCAATGGTCTTATaactataaaaataacaagaataCAATGTGGAAAATTTCAGTGGACTCACCAAGTCAATCTCAGGTCCTAACATCTTCCGAGCCTTCTCTTCATTTCTAACCTATGATTATTCCCCAAAAAGTTAAAGACTTTGCccacattttcaaaatcagaattaaaacacaagaaaagagaaacctATCGAAAAGTTTAGTACCAATGCTTTAACAGGCAACCCTCTTTTCCTCAAGATATCAACAATCCTTCTTCCTACACCACCAGTAGCTCCAGCCACAAGTATGATTCCAGAAGTTCCCATTTCAGCAACCGGTTCCTCCGTTGCTCCGTTAGTAAGTTTCTCAAACACCGATGAAACAAACTTCACAAGCAAGAAACAATCAATTACTTCAAATGACTATATTACACCTCTCAAtgagaatcaaacaaaagtcCTCATATATACCTTTAGAGGAGATGGTGGTCCATTGAAAAAGTACAATGTTTTGACGAATCTACCAAAGTCCCAACCTTGAGAACCTGATTTCGCAGTGACCCGTTTTCTGTAAGACCTTAGCTCGAGAGAATGTGAAACTTGTTGGTCACGAAGACGTCGGCTTTTATCATCAAGTTGAAGAAACGGTTTAGGAAGTGAAGTGTACTTAGAGAATTTTATATCAATACTTGATGAAGAACCCTGCAAAGTATTAACAGAAAAGTCTTCAAATTTATTGAGAATTTTGCAGACTCAGTTTCAGAAAACAGACatatttaataagaaaaaactgaGAAAATGCTTAACCTGAAGTTTGATGATGGAAGGAGATAACGACGATGAGAGCTTGAGTGAAGACGAAACCTCCATTTCTGAATTCAACAACACTCGAAAGATTGAATTCTGGAAAAATCTCAAAAGCGCAAAAGATTTTTGTGCTGTGGAATCGATAGAGATTGTAGACCACACACGTGGGGAAGTCTCAGCGGTTTGTTTTCCGGTTTAATTAACCGGTAGGGTGGTTCCGGTGATACCGATCTAATTCAAACGACATAGTTTTACTCTGATGAAGTTTCACGCAAAAGATTTAATGAGGAAATGCGTCTGCCGGGAGTCGAACCCGGGTCTATTGCTTGGAAGGCAATTATCCTAACCGTTGGACTACAGACGCTATTGTTAAGCATATGAaaacttaattataaataCCAAACTAAACAGAAGTTAAAAAGCTTGTTGCACTTGCTACCTGAGGACTACCAATTGTTTTACTATATTGATAAtgagatttaagaaaataaccaCATAAAACATTCAGTTGTTTAAGTATGTATAAGTTACTATTCTTAAGCCAATGTCATCATAGTAACATGTAATAGAGCTGGCTTTTTCTTATCTTGagcttttgacttttgtttgaGACTAGTAAATTTTATAGGATAACTGAAACTAGGCTTTATCAAACATTACATAGAAGAACATGTGGGGGACAATTTAGTTCTGTGTGGTGGTTAGTTTTGCTTAATATTCAAGACTGACACGTGGAGCCTAGCAATGCCGCCGCAAAGAAGCAATGGTGGGCAATGGGCACGTGATTTCTAATTTGTACATAAATTTAGCCATTTAGGTTTAGACATTTTCTAAGTATTAGGTACTGAAATTTTAGATTTGGATGTTGAAATTCCATCTGAAATATGCAGTGAGTTCTATGTTTGGATCGGTTTGTATTTGTCCATCTACGGATagccaaaatttcaaaaattgaatatCCAAATTGTTTGGtgcacaaaagaaaaatatatattcaaaagattcaaattaggtaaaaattctcaaaatacATTACTATTTAgattcaaattatatttttttaaagaacaAATACATCATggagtttctttttctttggattttaaCATTTGTCTACATTAGTTagaacaaatttataaaaatagggttataaGTTTATAGCAAAGTAAATCCTGAGTTTATTAGATAAAGATTCTCTTCACCACTTACAAGTTCCAAGTGTTAAAGCATCAGTTTGGGCTCGAGAATCAAAACACTTTCCAAATTAAAACGTTAAAGTTTATGCGTCAGAGAGATGTCTACCTATGTGAAGTCACCTTTTTAGTCCACTGTATTTTGGAACTACAACAACCTCGATTTTTAGGTGTATTTTATAAACTCATcccttaattaaaaaacaaattcatccTCGCAACACTAATTATACTACCTgttctattttaaaaagtcaaatgtacaaaaagaaaaagtcaaatttgtctccaatattttcttttgggtaTAGATAACAGTATGGAAGTATTTATTGCAGAAACGCTAAACCATGATACATACTGTAGTACTGTATTTTAATGTGGTTCTAATGATCACATTAATTACAAATACGTTGGGAATCAGATACATATGTCAGAGATGAAATCACAAATAAATTCAACCATTTGTCAACATTTaaatgttctttttcttcttaaatggATTGGAACTTTTAtacgtttttttctctcaaaatatttaacatttactttcttctttatacAACGTTTCCTTCTACATAGAAGATCAAAAGAAGTTTTGTATAGTAGATCAAATACTATCATCACTTAACCAAATTGGCTTGATATACTGTCAAATCATGAACATAAACGGTCGCTGTACTTAGAGTTGTTCAATACAACAATCTTGTTCACGAGCCGTGCCTATTCCCGACTTTTTCCAAAGTAGTTGATCAATTTAAAGCATCCACACTAGCGCCACACATAcaataaatattatcaatgtatacaaccaaaaaataatgtgAACAACGTTATAACAAACTATAGAGAAGATTCCAATAATGATGATATGACTTATATACATGTCTCGACTTTCTTTTGTATAGCTGCGATAAAACATAACTTTTTGTTATTCTGGGACCATTAATTATAATGTTTCACTTAAAAAGTGATTTTGGTCCCAAAATGTTACAGGTACTAATTACCAAGTTCTACAACTAGGTTAAAAGTGAAAACACACACTCACAATATAGTTCGactatttatctatatattaaatcaGTATGGTTCTGATTCTACTGAGTACcgagatttatatatataacttccATGCTCTAGGATTTGTGTCCGGAAAGTGTTATTTTGATCTGTTGCCAATTTTGTGTCCGGAAAGAGTCATCTCGAACTTTATCGACGTTGTCTAATTTCTGTTTTCAGTTCTAGTAAAACTTTTATTCATTTACTAGGAAAAAAAAGGATCCGAGTACTCAACATACATAAAAAGAATTCAGGTGCCTAAAACTTAGATtcgatcatatatataaaaatacaacACATACCATACATGTatcgttgttttttttgtgtgtgtgtgtgtagcCATGTTGCCATTTTGTAGTACAAAAATGTCTCATGAGTCTTGTAAAAGACACGTGATAACGGCTTCCTTCGACCAACCAAATTACTAATTTCCAAAATATAGAAATCGGTGGACCATGCGTACTCCATACCTCccatttattagttttatccGAATCCTATGCCAATTCTTCACTTGTGTTGTACGTATATTAATTAGGAACAAGTAAATTTCTTTAAAGTGTTGAAGCTATATATGATCTACACTGAATTGTGAACTAATTCTGTGATCTATAGGCATACGTTATATTTACAGTTAAGATTAGTTATATCATATAGCaagtttagattttgaaattaCATCTTcctcgtttttgttttcacaaaaataacaaaagtaacTTGAAAAATTAGTGATCATCTCGGCCTCAATGTGTGCACGTGATCTGACGTTGACCGTAATATTATAGTccggagttttttttttgtcgtatCCTATTCTTTGGGTGCTTGTATAATTGCAGTTTTGGGAGTAATTAAAACACACCAAGTCCATATTTTTCATAATggaaatttggaattttatttGAGACAGTAAACATTTCGatagtttattttataacaacctaggattttcttttgttccgCCATATTTAGAAACAAATCTTAGTCCATCACTTACAGTCTTACACTGTTAAACACTATTCATCTCGatcatttttaatgatttttatagtaatcatctttacaattGATGAGACAAATCAATTTTGAGTGGTTGCAAAATAGAAACCTTAACTTAATCAAAAGAGGCCTGATATTAATTAAGAGCTTCCACAAATTTagaatctttcttttcatcatgattaaaagggaaaatatatgataattattttggattatTACTATTTTGATGAGTAGAAAGATTTGACTAGCTTGAGTGGACATTGTTCTCCTTTTACCATAtttattgagaaaataaaaaagaattcgTTATTTAACCAACATTATTTCAAATGTAGTAATTTTCGAAAGTAAATTTTAATGGATATTTCCAAGCATTCAAATAGTCAAATGGACCAATGATATTACTAAGAAacatcagaaaaaaaagaaaaacacaagaataagaaaataaaatgccAACGACTAGTTTTAAAATCtgtacttttttttcctagaaaatttgtacaaaaaataacaaaaacccAAGGCGTATATTCAAAGGTCGAAACTTTATGGTAATGTACTAATGTCTCAGTgaaaaaattcagaaactttTTAATAccctaaattttttttttttttttttaataccctaaaactttttaataccctaaatctttttaatttaggaaaagaaagaaaaaagaacatacTAATTTCTATTGCATGCTTCTCTCCTACAAACGGACACTtctttattggttttgttcCTATCATAAGCCTCTGTGTTCGTGTCTGCAACAGATCTGTCtcctctttcatttttctttttctctttagaaGAAACcggaaaacaacaaaaccctCTACCCGAAAGGGAGGTTTTTAAAGCACTGTGCCAAAAAGCCATCGTTTTCTCCAGAAACCCATCAGTTTCCTCTGAATCCTGCATGTGAAAGTTTGGTGaagaaagaggagagagaTCTGTGATTTCCTTTAAAACGCTGCcgtttctctccttttttttgtttctctttctcttgatcTCTGTTGTTCTGTGGCTGATGATGTCACTAACAACGATGCCCACTTGCCTCCATCAATTTTTCAatctctctcatcttctttaatGTGATACAAGTTCTCATCTTCAGTGTATaagaatcataaattttgATCCTTtagcttctctgtttcttcttcttcttcttcttcccttgtAACAGAGAGCTcgaaagttttcatttttctttctttccccATCTGGGTTTTCAATTTCACTAATTTACTACTCCTGATTTGggttttttgagattttgtggACTTAAAGCTATTGCCATAGTTTGTCACACAAAATCACttcaaatttggaaactttttGCAAAAATGAGATACAATTCGATTTGGTACTTATGCAAGATTCCGAGGAGGAAAGAGATGATATTTTTCTGCTGAATTAATGACGACGACGACTACTACTACGACAAgggttgcttcttcttcttcaacacgGAACAATCGAATTCTGAAAGATGCAAATGGAGATATCGGTGAGCATCTTCGTAACCATATCCATTTAACGAATTGTATTCATTTGAAGAACAATATGCATAAGCAGAGTCCTGTTTTAACTGACCGTGCCTTAATGAGAGACCTCATTGTTCTCCAAAGGTCACGGTCTCTTAGAGATCCATCTGCGAGCCCTCCTGCTTGGAACACGCCTCCTTCTGTTGTGGATTTGCTTCCGAAGAAAGGAGATCTTGtggaaggaggaagaagatctGTTGATTTAAAGAAGTCTAGTCGTAGGTTGTCTGCTTTGAGTGGTTCTTCACCTGTTGTCAACTTTGGGACATCTAAAGTGACTCCTTCTGATGAGAGGTCTGGTCCTGTTAGTGGTGAAAGGGATAGTGGTAGGAGAGTTAAGAGAGAGGAATCTAGTAGAAAGAGTTATAGAATTGGGGATGATTATCAAAATGTTAATGAGGTTGTTTCTCATGGTTCGGGATCAAAAGCTAGTAGGAGGCTTAGTAGGGTTAATGATGCTATGGTTAAGACATTGTCTGATCAGTTAAATGAGGTTGTTGTTGGTGATAGTGATGATGTGGTTTCATCTAATGTTCGTCCACGGGTTAGGtatggaggaggtggtggtggtggtaatACTCGGGGATGTGCGGGTGGAATGAGTCGGCCTAAAAGACGGAAGTTTAGAGGGACGAGGAGAGTTCGGGGTAAGAGTAGAGATACTGGTGGTGGTAAGAGTGAGATGTCTGTTGCTTCTAACACATTGCCTCAAGTTGAGAAGCATGATGGAGAAAAAGAGGGATTTGGGGAACAGAACATGACAAAGGCTTGTGGGATTCCATTTAATTGGTCAAGAATTCATCACCGAGGGAAAACTTTTCTTGATAAGGCGGGTAGGAGTTTGTCTTGTGGTATGTCTGATTCGAAAGGTGGTAGGAAAGGTGAAACTAATGAGAGAAATGGTTCTGATAAGATGATGATACAATCTGATGATGACTCAAGCTCTTTTATCGGCTCTGATGGTGAAGCACTTCCTTTACTAGTTGATAGTGGAGAGAATGATGGTTGGGTGCACGATTACTCGGGGGAGCTAGGTATTTTTGCAGACAGTCTGCTCAAGAACGATGAGGATTCTGACCTTGCTTCAGAAGGAAGGTCAGGggagaaaaaacacaaaaagaagagcCATGTAAATGCTCGGCATCGACATCGGCAACAGCATCAGAGTCTTACTGAAAAATACACACCTAAAACATTCCGGGATCTTCTGGGGCAGAATCTGGTGGTACAAGCTCTTTCTAATGCAGTTGCTAGACGAAAGCTTGGACTTTTGTATGTCTTCCACGGTCCAAATGGAACCGGAAAGACCTCTTGCGCTAGGATATTTGCAAGGGCTTTGAACTGTCATTCCATGGAACAACCAAAGCCTTGTGGCACTTGCAGTTCTTGTGTTTCACATGATATGGGTAAAAGCTGGAACATTCGGGAAGTGGGTCCTGTTGGGAACTATGACTTTGAGAAAATAATGGATTTACTTGATGGTAATGTGATGGTTTCATCTCAGTCCCCTCGGGTGTTCATATTTGATGATTGTGATACTTTGTCATCTGATTGTTGGAATGCGTTGTCCAAAGTGGTGGATCGAGCAGCGCCACGTCATGTAGTCTTTATCCTCGTCTGTTCGAGTCTTGATGTTTTGCCTCATGTGATCATATCTAGGTGCCAGAAATTCTTTTTCCCGAAACTGAAGGACGCAGATATAGTTTACTCATTGCAATGGATTGCATCAAAGGAAGAGATTGAGATAGATAAAGATGCATTGAAGCTTATTGCTTCAAGATCAGATGGTTCATTAAGAGATGCTGAGATGACTCTTGAACAGCTGAGTTTGTTAGGACAGAGGATCTCTGTTCCTTTAGTTCAGGAACTGGTAAGCATTGTTCTGTCCCACCACCatataaaacaattgaaagtatatttttttgaagataatttCGAATTGGTTTTAATTCTTTCAGGTTGGGCTTGTTTCTGATGAAAAATTAGTGGATCTTCTTGATTTAGCTTTATCTGCAGATACTGTAAATACTGTGAAGAATCTGAGAACAATAATGGAAACAAGTGTAGAACCATTGGCTTTAATGTCTCAGCTTGCAACGGTCATAACTGATATTCTTGCTGGTAGTTATGATTTCACTAAAGATCAGcataaaagaaagttttttcgACGACAACCATGTGAGTTTCGACATTTTCCAGCCTACCTAAATTtcaatagctttgttttaGTCTTTTGTTCTAATCcaacttttgatttgttataGTACCTAAAGAAGATATGGAGAAACTGAGACAGGCACTTAAGACGTTATCAGAGGCAGAGAAACAGCTGAGAGTATCAAACGATAAACTGACTTGGCTCACAGCCGCGTTGCTTCAATTGGCTCCTGATCAGAACTATCTGCTTCAACGTTCGTCCACTGCAGACACTGGAGGTAGAGAAAGCTCAGATCACCATCTGGATCCTTCTAGCGATGCAGCTGGTGGAAGAAGTTCTGGTTTGGACAGAAGAAGAGGTGATAGTAGAAAAAACCGACCCGCTGTTGAAGAAATTTGGTTAGAGGTTATTGAGAAGCTTCGAGTTAACGGTTTGAGAGAGTTTCTTTATAAAGAAGGAAGAATCGTCTCTCTTAATCTCGGATCAGGTAATGCATTTCGTATAGACAAATCTTGAATCTTTATTATGTTCAAAGTTTCTGTGAAGCCAACTTGTTTCTGGTGTTATGGCAGCTCCTACTGTGCATCTAATGTTCAGTTCTCCGTTAACCAAATCCACGGCTGAGAAATTCCGAAGCCATATTATGCAAGCGTTTGAGGCAGTTCTTGAGTCACCTGTCACAATAGAGATCAGATGCGAGACAAAAAAAGACCCGAGAAACAAcgtgcatcatcatcatcatcacccaaCTGTGAAAGACAAAAGCCTGCCACAATCTTTAGCACTCATTGGCCATGATTACAACATCGATGGAAGTGGAAGAAGTGAGATAGTTGAAGTTACTGAATCTAATGGACAAAGACGACAACAACAGAAGCAACAGGAAGAGGAGAGGACAGAGCCAGTTGGTTCCTCTGCGTTAGCCCGAGCTAGAAGGAAACATTTGGAAGCAAGCCAGAGTCAGAACCAGAGCCAAAGCATTGTGAGAGGTAAGGTCTCGTTGGCTCATGTGATTCAGCAAGCTGACGGATGCTCACTCCAGAACGGTTGGTCTAAACGCAAGGCCGTGTCTATCGCCGAGAAGCTGGAACAAGAAAATCTGTAAGAATCTCTAACACTTAATCAAACATCATTTCAAAGAtagataaaagtaaaaatgttgactcttttttttcttacaggAGACTTGAACCAAGATCAAGAAGCTTGTTATGCTGGAAATCCTCAAGAGGCACACGTCGCAAGGTAACATCAAAACCCTCTTTATCTTCAgtgaaaatcaaaactttttggttATGAGTAATTGAAAAGATGGAAACTTTGACATTATAGGCCACGAGGTTGAAGGTGAGAACAAGAAGGGCAAGACCACATACGTTACTTAAGCTCGTGTCGTGCGGCAAATGCCTGTCTACGAGATCTCCAACAAGATAAAGGCTTTAATTCTCTGATCGATCATACGCAGATTTTACTGTAGTTTCAATCAATGtagcttttttctttgcattttttaatctttcttaCCACAAAATAAATGGATTAATTTAACTCTTCAAAACCATTCGTAAGAGAGATCTTTATTAATGTAGATGCATCAAGAACTGCGTTATGTAAACCACAGACGCTAACACACATGATTATTCGTAAGGACGATAAATGAAAGTTGTTCAACGAGGAGATGATATTTGATCAATATGGTTCAACGATCATCCTCCAATTGCTAAGAATGTTGTCGACATCATTCAAAAGGTTGAGCCATTTTTGCAAATCTTTAGTATTAGTCTCCTTCAATTATAACAGTAACAATTTCAAAATGGTCAGTGATATGGTTTAACTTAAAATGATTAAgttaaagcaaaagaaaatcacCCGTCTATAAGTAAGTTTGCGAAGTTCCGGAACCGTGTGCTTGCGAAAATGATCGGCTGCATGAATATCTTTCAGCCTTTGTAGGTAGCCTTCGACAATCTTCTCCATAAGTTGAGGTTGACCTCTCACAAAATCATTGCATGCAAATTGCATTACTTGTCCATGCTCAAATTTTCTAAAGCCCTATACGGTACGTTAGGTACACCAACATATAGCAACATTACAAcatcacaaaatattttatacttaTTCTTGGCCAAAGAATCTacaaaacttacaaatttaaaaacgaataCATTTGAACTCGATCGAGATGTGAATAAAATGATCGTTATTTTCCATTGATCAATATCTAGAAAATATACTATGAAgttatagttttaatttaacAGTAGCAATgacaaatttttcttttacagaaGCCACCTCTCGTACAGCCTTGAAGACACCACTTGTTACAACTTTTATTAGTACATATTCCAAATTCGGGGTGATCGTTGCAACACAATGAATCTCCTTTGTTGGAAGACAAAATTGAATCTTCATTCATCACTTTTGTGGCTTCAATATCTGCAAAATAACATAGACATACATGCGTATAATCATATATACCACATATtcaagattttggttttaaagaatAGTAAtcgaaatgaaaaaaaaaaatgctcaATACGGTGTTGATCTAATGAGACTAACCTGCAAGTAAAACGGAGAGAGCGAGGAAAgcgaagaaaacaaatcttggatggaccatttttttttttctaacgtactaactctataattattgtttattatATTACTTATGAGAAATGTAGACTTGttaagtttgatatatatatagggtttttaattgtttgctACTAAAGTTTTTTTCCGTTAATTTTCTTGCTAATAAAGGTAGGCATTGAATTCTATATTGAAGGCATATCAACAATTTTCTTAGTATCAGCAAGGAAATGATATGGTACTCAAAATAACATTGCAATTtgcaatgatgatgatacaatTGGTACATTTGTAGAAACAATTGAATtcatgtaaacaaaaatccaGTAAACTACAAAACAGTTCAACGTTTTGTATCAGAAAATCACTTGAATGGATCCGATCGCAAGTCAATGATTTTTAATGATTAGTTTCCTTAGATTTATAAAGTTAACAAACATAAGTAATGCATGATTGGCTCATTGAAAACATGCATGAtttaaaaagattatgaaAGATTCTTAATCCAATTTATttcaaaggaaacaaatctTGAATAAGCCATCTTTTTAACACTCTACGTAGTGTTTTATTAGTATCGTTATTTGACATAAGAACTGTAGAATTGTTTAcgaatgagttttttttgtttgctaataaagttattaaattatattgaaCGTAAATattaaacactttttttttgtaacatcgATTATATTCCTAATATTGTTCTTGAACTACTATTTTAGTATCAATAAGATGATGATATGTTATTCATGGAAACATGCATTGCTGAATGATATTATTGGAGTACAATGGTAAACGAAAATCGAGTCAACTAAAACAGTCCAAAGGTGACTTGATGTCgttcaaaatcttaaaagtttgaaagaaaccaatcaaagaaatatgaaaaaaaataatgttttcatctatcaaacaaattagaataatgttttcaaataattattacataaaattataattacatCATGCACTCTTctttatcaataaaaacataacgGGGTCCGTATCGTCCCTATCACCAAGTTTGAAGTAGCAGTGATATAATAACGT includes:
- a CDS encoding AAA-type ATPase family protein (AAA-type ATPase family protein; FUNCTIONS IN: nucleoside-triphosphatase activity, DNA-directed DNA polymerase activity, DNA binding, nucleotide binding, ATP binding; INVOLVED IN: DNA replication; LOCATED IN: plasma membrane; EXPRESSED IN: 24 plant structures; EXPRESSED DURING: 13 growth stages; CONTAINS InterPro DOMAIN/s: ATPase, AAA+ type, core (InterPro:IPR003593), ATPase, AAA-type, core (InterPro:IPR003959), DNA polymerase III, clamp loader complex, gamma/delta/delta subunit, C-terminal (InterPro:IPR008921), DNA polymerase III, subunit gamma/ tau (InterPro:IPR012763); BEST Arabidopsis thaliana protein match is: AAA-type ATPase family protein (TAIR:AT5G45720.1); Has 12659 Blast hits to 12635 proteins in 2803 species: Archae - 377; Bacteria - 7447; Metazoa - 406; Fungi - 391; Plants - 312; Viruses - 22; Other Eukaryotes - 3704 (source: NCBI BLink).), with protein sequence MTTTTTTTTRVASSSSTRNNRILKDANGDIGEHLRNHIHLTNCIHLKNNMHKQSPVLTDRALMRDLIVLQRSRSLRDPSASPPAWNTPPSVVDLLPKKGDLVEGGRRSVDLKKSSRRLSALSGSSPVVNFGTSKVTPSDERSGPVSGERDSGRRVKREESSRKSYRIGDDYQNVNEVVSHGSGSKASRRLSRVNDAMVKTLSDQLNEVVVGDSDDVVSSNVRPRVRYGGGGGGGNTRGCAGGMSRPKRRKFRGTRRVRGKSRDTGGGKSEMSVASNTLPQVEKHDGEKEGFGEQNMTKACGIPFNWSRIHHRGKTFLDKAGRSLSCGMSDSKGGRKGETNERNGSDKMMIQSDDDSSSFIGSDGEALPLLVDSGENDGWVHDYSGELGIFADSLLKNDEDSDLASEGRSGEKKHKKKSHVNARHRHRQQHQSLTEKYTPKTFRDLLGQNLVVQALSNAVARRKLGLLYVFHGPNGTGKTSCARIFARALNCHSMEQPKPCGTCSSCVSHDMGKSWNIREVGPVGNYDFEKIMDLLDGNVMVSSQSPRVFIFDDCDTLSSDCWNALSKVVDRAAPRHVVFILVCSSLDVLPHVIISRCQKFFFPKLKDADIVYSLQWIASKEEIEIDKDALKLIASRSDGSLRDAEMTLEQLSLLGQRISVPLVQELVGLVSDEKLVDLLDLALSADTVNTVKNLRTIMETSVEPLALMSQLATVITDILAGSYDFTKDQHKRKFFRRQPLPKEDMEKLRQALKTLSEAEKQLRVSNDKLTWLTAALLQLAPDQNYLLQRSSTADTGGRESSDHHLDPSSDAAGGRSSGLDRRRGDSRKNRPAVEEIWLEVIEKLRVNGLREFLYKEGRIVSLNLGSAPTVHLMFSSPLTKSTAEKFRSHIMQAFEAVLESPVTIEIRCETKKDPRNNVHHHHHHPTVKDKSLPQSLALIGHDYNIDGSGRSEIVEVTESNGQRRQQQKQQEEERTEPVGSSALARARRKHLEASQSQNQSQSIVRGKVSLAHVIQQADGCSLQNGWSKRKAVSIAEKLEQENLRLEPRSRSLLCWKSSRGTRRKATRLKVRTRRARPHTLLKLVSCGKCLSTRSPTR
- a CDS encoding Defensin-like (DEFL) family protein (Defensin-like (DEFL) family protein; LOCATED IN: endomembrane system; BEST Arabidopsis thaliana protein match is: Defensin-like (DEFL) family protein (TAIR:AT5G19315.1); Has 35333 Blast hits to 34131 proteins in 2444 species: Archae - 798; Bacteria - 22429; Metazoa - 974; Fungi - 991; Plants - 531; Viruses - 0; Other Eukaryotes - 9610 (source: NCBI BLink).), which codes for MVHPRFVFFAFLALSVLLAVMNEDSILSSNKGDSLCCNDHPEFGICTNKSCNKWCLQGCTRGGFCKRKICHCYC